In a single window of the Malaciobacter mytili LMG 24559 genome:
- a CDS encoding TraE/TraK family type IV conjugative transfer system protein: MGLKIFGKEYEDDLETSEKVNLSLWRALIILTIVVVVLVTGYLDLKSGIKIEMKAPPENNIVNHKNIIYGLNGANVTYYELWGRYLIRKISNFQPDNVNEKMDFIFNEMRPTDAVKVMKEAEDFKKFIIANKISQKFEFLEVTPDLGENKEFSENAIITIKGISKVTVGSVPEEPKECIYQIALNIYEGVFYVKDYGTNCFK, translated from the coding sequence ATGGGCTTAAAGATATTTGGGAAAGAGTATGAAGATGATTTAGAAACTAGCGAGAAAGTAAATTTATCGTTATGGAGAGCTTTAATTATCTTAACTATTGTAGTCGTTGTATTAGTAACAGGATATTTAGACTTAAAAAGTGGAATAAAAATTGAAATGAAAGCACCGCCTGAAAATAATATAGTAAACCACAAGAACATAATATATGGTCTTAATGGAGCTAATGTAACATATTATGAATTGTGGGGAAGATATCTAATTAGAAAAATATCTAATTTTCAGCCAGATAATGTGAATGAAAAAATGGACTTTATTTTTAACGAAATGAGACCAACAGATGCAGTTAAAGTTATGAAAGAAGCAGAAGATTTTAAAAAATTTATAATTGCAAATAAAATAAGTCAAAAGTTTGAATTTTTAGAAGTAACTCCTGATTTAGGCGAAAATAAAGAATTTTCTGAAAATGCAATTATTACAATTAAAGGGATTAGTAAAGTAACGGTAGGTTCAGTGCCAGAAGAACCAAAAGAGTGTATTTATCAAATTGCATTAAATATTTATGAGGGAGTTTTCTATGTTAAAGACTATGGTACTAATTGTTTTAAGTAG
- a CDS encoding helicase HerA domain-containing protein, with translation MIEIKKREEIKKNIKENLQEQEINSIRLKEEERKFNEEEMFMHGSFCFGKSYTNPKRLVTLDLESKKTLNYSLLVSGGSGSGKTRLIKNLIKSLSQKNKKIIVMDVQGDMGTPNETVYRLTRRNNTLGFNYFSFSKDLENGGPISNANLIIELYKNSVMDKGIGPVQKSVFKQLIVDCYRSKGILDEDESTWDNELPTPKYFEYFVENILGSTVTSKLTVLSEMITNLSTLKIEKERCSEDEKEAYEKEIYEELEKLKNFTTQFQEYIISDEHKEYFNQFKIEKEYIDISYYSLQNNYKVLATLYTYIKALAECPLFGENPFPQIDGVVRFDISGYTTIGKPEEAIFFINYVLYMYFRMIKERGEYRFMPEEYKAIHGKFCDFFCFIDESKLILPTGRDKENPYNIINRIITEARKYGGGMGIISQRIEHFSAELINSIYTKVILTCEKSDAEKAIKSLGIKTQNNYPPYSLFEEQGKVQDGLAIIGTTAGLYENVVTPWYVK, from the coding sequence ATGATAGAAATTAAAAAAAGAGAAGAAATTAAAAAAAATATTAAAGAGAATTTACAAGAACAGGAAATTAATTCTATTAGACTTAAAGAAGAAGAAAGAAAATTTAATGAAGAAGAAATGTTTATGCATGGATCATTTTGTTTCGGAAAATCATATACAAATCCAAAAAGATTAGTTACATTAGATTTGGAATCTAAAAAAACATTAAACTATTCATTATTAGTCTCAGGTGGTTCAGGTTCAGGAAAAACAAGACTAATTAAAAATCTAATTAAATCATTAAGTCAGAAAAATAAAAAAATTATTGTTATGGATGTTCAAGGAGATATGGGAACACCTAATGAAACTGTATATAGATTAACAAGAAGAAATAACACATTGGGTTTCAATTATTTTTCCTTTAGTAAAGACTTAGAAAATGGTGGACCTATATCTAATGCTAATTTGATTATAGAGCTTTACAAAAATTCAGTAATGGATAAAGGTATTGGACCAGTTCAAAAAAGTGTTTTTAAGCAATTGATTGTGGATTGTTATAGGTCTAAAGGTATATTAGATGAAGATGAAAGTACTTGGGATAATGAGTTACCTACTCCTAAATATTTTGAGTATTTTGTAGAGAATATACTAGGCAGTACAGTTACATCAAAATTAACTGTTCTTTCAGAAATGATTACAAATCTAAGTACGCTCAAAATTGAAAAAGAACGATGTAGTGAAGATGAAAAAGAAGCATATGAAAAAGAAATTTATGAGGAGCTTGAAAAATTAAAAAACTTTACAACGCAATTTCAAGAATATATTATAAGTGATGAACATAAAGAGTATTTTAATCAATTTAAAATTGAGAAGGAATATATTGATATTTCATACTATTCCTTACAGAACAATTATAAAGTACTTGCTACATTATACACTTATATAAAAGCACTTGCAGAATGTCCTTTATTTGGAGAAAACCCATTCCCACAGATTGATGGGGTAGTGAGATTTGATATTTCGGGATACACAACAATTGGTAAGCCAGAGGAAGCAATATTTTTTATTAATTATGTTTTATATATGTACTTTCGAATGATAAAAGAAAGAGGAGAATATAGATTTATGCCAGAAGAGTATAAAGCAATACATGGCAAGTTTTGTGACTTTTTTTGCTTTATTGATGAAAGTAAACTTATTTTACCAACGGGACGAGATAAAGAAAATCCATACAATATAATTAATAGGATTATAACAGAAGCTAGAAAATATGGTGGAGGTATGGGAATCATATCTCAAAGAATAGAACATTTTTCAGCAGAGTTAATAAATTCTATATACACAAAAGTAATTTTAACTTGTGAAAAAAGTGATGCAGAAAAAGCAATTAAAAGTTTAGGAATAAAAACTCAAAATAATTATCCTCCATATTCTTTATTTGAAGAACAAGGAAAAGTACAAGATGGGCTTGCGATTATTGGTACGACTGCAGGTTTATATGAAAATGTAGTAACTCCTTGGTATGTAAAATAA
- a CDS encoding TrbI/VirB10 family protein has translation MELNKIINKIRDYLNNIKSGNDDITVTALQGLKSSETKRKERNKKFKFRMILILIIIPLVFFSLVVLWKAMRLYYAQFDETKITKQIPKKEIKMEINSFTRWQDQKDKEDVKLNKKLDEITTLTTQNKIELNEKINDTKKELVENFGSVKKEILDAMTEKDKKTQELVQSINIKNQELVSEIKDSLNSQINNVDNKFAKSLEELKNKAKLTQIKPIIKLPDLPTNVTKSSTVVNNGKEIEKKEILKEVEIEVEEEIAVADYGIETLTKIEENKPKEEKKTLPSFFLMPGFAKGVIVAGADVPTLMQAATETKPIWISISSEQLMANNEYANFQDCLVEATASGDLGPSRARVNMEKISCIMTDLDGKKYRINTQIKGNVYGEDGKLSAKGRLVSKEGEIIKKGVPLATLEGLISVLAKGNSYIFPTNSKDGGTDTANPMLEFTNAGANTSSKILSKFSEYYLKVLENLNPYVEVKAKREVTLAFKGGELLTPVEYENFDVGYFVNKEIYNEENY, from the coding sequence ATGGAACTAAATAAAATCATTAATAAAATAAGAGATTATTTAAATAACATTAAAAGTGGTAATGATGATATAACAGTAACCGCACTTCAAGGTCTTAAATCAAGTGAAACTAAAAGAAAAGAAAGAAATAAAAAATTTAAATTTAGAATGATACTTATTTTGATAATTATACCACTTGTATTTTTCTCTTTAGTTGTTTTATGGAAAGCAATGAGATTATATTACGCACAATTTGATGAAACAAAAATTACTAAGCAAATCCCTAAAAAAGAAATTAAAATGGAAATCAATAGTTTTACAAGATGGCAAGACCAAAAAGACAAAGAAGATGTAAAACTAAATAAAAAGTTAGATGAAATAACTACTCTTACAACTCAAAATAAAATAGAGTTAAATGAAAAAATAAATGATACTAAAAAGGAATTAGTAGAAAATTTTGGTTCTGTTAAAAAAGAAATTTTAGATGCAATGACTGAAAAAGATAAAAAAACACAAGAACTTGTTCAAAGTATAAATATTAAAAATCAAGAATTGGTTTCAGAGATAAAAGATAGTCTAAATTCTCAAATTAATAATGTAGATAATAAATTTGCAAAAAGTTTAGAAGAATTAAAAAACAAAGCAAAATTAACTCAAATTAAACCAATAATTAAATTACCTGACTTGCCAACAAATGTAACTAAATCTTCAACAGTTGTTAATAACGGAAAAGAAATTGAGAAAAAAGAAATTTTAAAAGAAGTAGAGATTGAAGTAGAAGAAGAAATAGCAGTTGCAGATTATGGTATTGAAACATTGACAAAAATAGAGGAGAATAAGCCAAAAGAAGAGAAAAAAACATTACCTTCATTTTTCTTAATGCCTGGATTTGCTAAAGGTGTAATTGTAGCAGGGGCAGATGTTCCAACATTAATGCAAGCTGCAACAGAAACAAAACCAATTTGGATATCAATTAGTAGTGAACAATTAATGGCAAACAATGAGTATGCAAATTTTCAAGATTGTTTGGTAGAAGCAACTGCATCAGGTGATTTAGGACCTTCAAGAGCAAGAGTAAACATGGAAAAGATTTCTTGTATTATGACAGACCTTGATGGAAAGAAATACAGAATAAACACACAAATAAAAGGTAATGTATATGGTGAAGATGGAAAACTTAGTGCAAAAGGTAGATTAGTAAGTAAAGAGGGGGAGATTATAAAAAAAGGTGTCCCTTTAGCAACTCTTGAAGGACTTATTTCTGTTTTAGCAAAAGGAAATAGTTACATATTCCCAACAAACAGTAAAGACGGAGGAACAGATACAGCAAATCCAATGTTAGAATTTACTAATGCAGGAGCCAATACAAGTAGTAAAATTCTTTCAAAATTTTCAGAGTATTATTTAAAAGTTTTAGAAAATTTAAATCCATATGTAGAAGTCAAAGCAAAAAGGGAAGTTACACTAGCATTTAAAGGTGGTGAATTATTAACTCCTGTTGAATATGAAAACTTTGATGTAGGATATTTTGTTAATAAGGAAATTTACAATGAAGAAAATTATTAA
- a CDS encoding HD domain-containing protein translates to MSTTNEEVDLTDFYTNIGATYAAFESITENNQKIIGEILEPIKADNLSNEEEYILSFIKYRKDLFLKLLKMMDTLNFDKVESIQPGFNSFGNESKRYSILVDIDLKTHTLNVVLFTIDYLLQAEMAQDPFEIALLLSLLHDFGKSPIIANRFSEAIGEDHEKISAHFAKQFLSEYMKKNKNPYVTNDLTQLVYNTLYKNHSISKEDANGFLKILIHVDRKTRDDELLKYKQDKKFISKVEENEI, encoded by the coding sequence TTGAGTACAACGAATGAAGAAGTTGATTTAACTGATTTTTATACTAATATAGGTGCAACATATGCAGCTTTTGAATCTATAACTGAAAATAATCAAAAAATTATTGGTGAGATACTAGAACCTATAAAAGCTGATAATTTATCAAATGAAGAAGAGTATATTCTTTCTTTTATTAAATATCGTAAAGACCTTTTTCTAAAACTACTAAAAATGATGGATACACTGAATTTTGATAAAGTTGAGAGTATTCAGCCTGGTTTTAATAGTTTTGGAAATGAATCTAAAAGGTACTCAATATTAGTTGATATAGATTTAAAAACACACACTTTAAATGTAGTTTTATTTACAATTGACTACTTACTTCAAGCAGAAATGGCACAAGATCCTTTTGAGATTGCATTATTACTTTCTTTACTACATGATTTTGGTAAATCACCAATTATAGCAAATAGATTTTCAGAGGCGATAGGCGAAGACCATGAAAAAATAAGTGCTCATTTTGCAAAACAATTTTTATCAGAATATATGAAAAAAAATAAGAATCCTTATGTAACTAATGATTTAACTCAATTGGTTTACAACACATTATATAAAAATCATTCTATTAGCAAAGAAGATGCAAATGGGTTTCTAAAAATATTAATTCACGTGGACAGAAAAACAAGAGACGATGAACTACTTAAATATAAACAAGATAAGAAGTTTATTTCAAAGGTAGAAGAAAATGAAATTTGA
- a CDS encoding LMBR1 domain-containing protein, whose protein sequence is MKKNILGLTLAFLLGTNLVASPNNVATLTDIKESIYYLILDYKKIKSENSEYAKKLNELKERLDEEIKKNEKLKNENHKKFENIDIRINEYRNLVTSIKNDKSVEKEVISETSNKTTTADKIILDYLNNK, encoded by the coding sequence ATGAAAAAAAATATTTTAGGGTTAACATTAGCATTTTTATTAGGAACAAACTTAGTTGCTTCACCAAATAATGTTGCAACATTGACAGATATTAAAGAGAGTATTTATTATTTGATTTTAGATTATAAAAAAATAAAATCAGAAAACAGTGAATATGCTAAAAAGTTAAATGAACTAAAAGAAAGACTTGATGAAGAGATAAAAAAGAATGAAAAATTAAAAAATGAAAATCATAAAAAGTTTGAAAATATTGATATTAGAATAAATGAATATAGAAATTTAGTGACTAGTATAAAAAATGATAAATCTGTTGAAAAAGAGGTTATTAGTGAAACTTCTAATAAAACAACAACTGCAGATAAAATAATATTAGATTATTTAAATAACAAATAG
- a CDS encoding conjugal transfer protein TraG N-terminal domain-containing protein has product MLRILILLFLVAVSSLFAGSYTPTGTSYITDFPVFVVGDVQSIESAFKVISKLMTDKTTIEAIISGIVVLLYFISTLKSAKQSNISSITYNTIYLMFGAMSLSGILSVSVHIEDQRTAIDYTKYGGVNYAKVDNIPFPIAAIISLSSTITLTLEDKVNDATVDIDSDGVSQRAIGFANAFNDVQRIVNYVKFGNDKKSSDYERALIEYVSTCVLEHAYYNGNADIMRSVRNPSQDIIKELDATKLNITLASANFVDSDSNNYSTCGEIYNFLTTNYSEVVDITIKSLENSVQSASEFDDLAEVTKMKIADSFISGKVGQYKAFIYNASTIGPISRAIRNSSGTTTSGQDLANSITLETSKAKIQAEGIGQFKWLAEVLPMGYHFLMGIIYVCGIFVLIISIALGYEKGLMLLSNYAQGLLTFEFVRVAMALANNQVIQYSKFHASDVLSALGSNLATVENIPYYLNYMATMAGIAGILGVSAVFLIPTIVFTGKVAAAAGALSGLSGRYAGNDIDTALTTTSQASAKNQAYEDMLKQHALEKAGYTPGNMAVGDYYNQLMNDLNSTSTGLTLASNNHLLNDAARGNAMSSLKDLTSRSIVGSQSTFEQHKNVGIAEGNSAVGNISGVSSFVSDNGADSLRQASKLQALKEKYSAKTMSEELTEANAIATSIASTSMQIGQDVQQLNSRKDAKLIGEDNKITDLTKKSMENRFDKESREFAGVGKANLTLQDLQNFENMAKGKFEEAAISASVYNKEAMDNKGELTKEYKEGLKGAEGSKITSMISTAKVFGKDGYQAQVDFAAKQAASKTSESKSDLEGKLKTPYYDEKTGMLTTEGYEILKSSSQYKTQQMIGSAKGLKNVIDNKEYLEDYIKKGLTAAKKENETRFKDVFEDLKKSGLVNGTVDNYTVDTDKWVEAKAFLNANNMNSQNALVAGGMVLSGALGKNSSVVATSQNSLTTGNRQETNEDVHVKNQGNQLNYNPLIDNLGLDTLGEIATGLLQGATVLAALDFLSGGKVRKSFGNLKEKAADIKDGYTGNVRGKGDDGKEKKFNPKSNIDVDEYLENNIGAKSRVDYHSSSSERPVKGSLLEVDGLAPSGIKNTESTVNTARQTYTTSVQNKTDNIKNSSYKDNDIITQKDGEINTDSNKISETRQKAMDNWLDEKKKLFDAGTESGLAEIKRLEGYKGKNLEELSDFDKKKLGLDTNALNRIGKIEEHIDRFGMFSDIAEKFNKMPFIGKLLAVGSIGLAAAEANDHFNNGNYTRAAFTLSSSVDPTGASDMALAVMDSQQLKEIARRGREEQYIGHSLGTELSGAWDRTVDGFSRMFGLDNTNTQRAIQEDMSNGNFTSSLQQQISTLQRQNLQALHTNNSAMHLNSLGGEVNIGQTIDRMARINGMPTKLPYDDLQQAMQNNNFRNNFANAIAGSNFGNGQEIDNSLTTKDMLLDQIQTRFNIQEAYAMGQVRNVNMLSSMTEEMMQRNEDLSDGLESAIEEIEKANKKIEEMN; this is encoded by the coding sequence ATGTTAAGAATATTAATATTGCTATTTTTAGTAGCAGTTAGTAGCTTATTTGCGGGTAGTTATACACCAACAGGAACTTCATACATTACAGATTTTCCAGTTTTTGTTGTAGGTGATGTACAATCAATTGAGAGTGCTTTTAAAGTAATTAGTAAATTAATGACAGATAAAACTACAATTGAAGCAATAATATCAGGTATAGTTGTTCTATTATATTTTATAAGTACATTAAAGTCTGCAAAACAATCAAACATATCTTCAATAACTTACAACACAATATATTTAATGTTTGGGGCAATGTCACTAAGTGGAATATTATCAGTAAGTGTGCATATTGAGGATCAAAGAACAGCAATAGATTATACTAAATATGGTGGAGTAAATTATGCAAAAGTTGACAATATCCCATTCCCAATTGCTGCTATTATTAGTTTATCTTCTACAATTACTTTAACTTTAGAAGATAAAGTTAATGATGCAACTGTTGATATAGATTCAGATGGGGTAAGCCAAAGAGCAATTGGATTTGCAAATGCATTTAATGATGTACAAAGAATAGTAAATTATGTAAAATTTGGTAATGATAAAAAGAGTAGTGATTATGAAAGAGCATTAATCGAGTATGTTTCTACATGTGTATTAGAACATGCATACTATAATGGAAATGCTGACATAATGAGAAGTGTTAGAAATCCTTCACAAGATATAATAAAAGAACTTGATGCAACAAAATTAAATATTACTTTAGCGAGTGCAAATTTTGTAGATTCGGATAGTAATAATTATTCTACATGTGGCGAAATATATAATTTTCTAACTACAAACTATTCAGAAGTTGTAGATATTACAATAAAAAGTCTTGAAAATTCTGTTCAATCAGCAAGTGAGTTTGATGATTTAGCAGAAGTTACAAAAATGAAAATTGCAGATTCATTTATATCTGGTAAAGTAGGGCAGTACAAAGCTTTTATATATAACGCAAGTACTATTGGTCCAATTTCAAGAGCAATAAGAAATTCATCTGGAACAACAACTAGTGGGCAAGATTTAGCCAATTCAATTACTTTAGAAACATCAAAAGCTAAAATACAAGCAGAAGGAATAGGTCAATTTAAATGGCTTGCAGAAGTATTACCTATGGGATATCATTTCTTAATGGGAATTATTTATGTGTGTGGAATTTTTGTACTTATTATTTCTATTGCTTTAGGTTATGAAAAAGGCTTAATGTTATTATCAAATTATGCACAAGGGTTATTGACATTTGAATTTGTGCGAGTTGCGATGGCTCTAGCAAATAATCAAGTTATACAATATTCAAAATTTCATGCATCAGATGTGTTAAGTGCATTAGGGAGTAATTTAGCAACAGTAGAAAATATACCATATTATCTTAATTATATGGCTACTATGGCAGGAATTGCAGGAATATTAGGAGTATCAGCAGTTTTTTTAATACCAACAATTGTTTTCACTGGAAAAGTAGCTGCAGCTGCAGGAGCATTAAGTGGCTTATCAGGAAGATATGCAGGAAATGACATTGATACTGCATTGACAACAACAAGTCAAGCAAGTGCAAAAAATCAAGCATATGAGGACATGTTAAAACAACATGCATTAGAAAAAGCAGGTTATACTCCTGGAAATATGGCAGTTGGAGATTATTACAATCAATTAATGAATGATTTAAATTCAACAAGTACGGGTTTAACATTAGCATCTAATAATCATTTGTTAAATGATGCAGCAAGAGGAAATGCAATGAGTTCGTTAAAAGATTTGACATCGAGAAGTATTGTTGGTTCACAAAGTACTTTTGAACAACATAAAAATGTTGGTATAGCTGAGGGTAACTCAGCAGTTGGGAATATTAGTGGAGTTTCATCATTTGTTTCAGATAATGGAGCAGATAGTCTAAGGCAAGCTTCAAAGTTGCAAGCATTAAAAGAAAAATATAGTGCAAAAACAATGTCGGAAGAATTAACGGAAGCTAATGCAATAGCAACTTCAATAGCATCTACATCAATGCAAATAGGACAAGATGTACAACAATTAAATTCGAGAAAAGATGCAAAATTAATTGGTGAAGATAATAAGATAACTGATTTAACAAAAAAAAGTATGGAAAATAGATTTGATAAAGAATCAAGAGAATTTGCAGGGGTAGGTAAGGCAAATTTAACTTTACAAGATTTGCAAAATTTTGAAAACATGGCAAAGGGTAAATTTGAAGAAGCAGCAATTTCTGCAAGTGTTTATAATAAAGAAGCAATGGATAATAAGGGAGAACTTACAAAAGAGTATAAAGAAGGATTAAAAGGAGCAGAGGGTTCAAAAATTACTTCAATGATTTCAACTGCAAAAGTATTTGGTAAAGATGGATATCAAGCACAAGTAGATTTTGCAGCTAAGCAAGCAGCTAGTAAAACTTCTGAATCTAAATCAGACTTAGAAGGTAAATTGAAGACTCCTTATTATGATGAAAAAACAGGTATGCTAACTACAGAAGGATATGAAATATTAAAATCTTCTTCACAGTATAAAACACAACAAATGATTGGATCTGCAAAAGGACTGAAAAACGTAATTGATAACAAAGAATATTTAGAAGACTACATAAAAAAAGGATTGACAGCAGCAAAAAAAGAAAATGAAACACGATTTAAAGATGTTTTTGAAGATTTAAAAAAATCTGGATTAGTTAATGGAACAGTAGATAATTATACTGTTGATACAGATAAGTGGGTAGAAGCCAAAGCTTTTTTAAATGCAAATAATATGAATAGTCAAAATGCATTAGTAGCAGGTGGTATGGTTTTAAGTGGTGCACTAGGGAAAAATTCTTCAGTAGTTGCAACTTCACAAAATAGTTTAACAACTGGAAATAGGCAAGAAACTAATGAGGATGTGCATGTTAAAAATCAAGGGAATCAGCTTAATTATAATCCATTGATAGATAATTTAGGTTTAGATACACTTGGGGAAATTGCAACTGGCTTACTTCAAGGTGCAACTGTACTTGCAGCTTTAGACTTTTTATCAGGGGGAAAAGTAAGAAAATCATTTGGTAACCTAAAAGAAAAAGCAGCGGATATAAAAGATGGGTATACAGGTAATGTTAGAGGGAAAGGAGATGATGGAAAAGAAAAAAAATTTAATCCAAAGAGCAATATTGATGTCGATGAATATTTAGAAAATAATATAGGTGCTAAAAGTAGAGTGGATTATCACTCTTCTTCTAGTGAACGACCAGTGAAAGGATCTCTTTTAGAAGTAGATGGTCTAGCACCATCTGGCATCAAAAATACAGAAAGTACAGTTAATACAGCTAGACAAACATATACAACTAGTGTCCAAAATAAAACTGATAACATAAAAAACTCCTCTTATAAAGATAATGACATTATAACACAAAAAGATGGGGAGATAAACACTGATTCAAATAAAATTAGTGAAACTAGACAAAAAGCAATGGATAATTGGTTAGATGAAAAGAAAAAATTATTTGATGCAGGTACAGAATCAGGATTAGCAGAGATTAAAAGATTGGAAGGTTACAAAGGTAAAAACTTAGAAGAACTTAGTGATTTTGATAAGAAAAAACTTGGTTTAGATACTAATGCATTAAATAGAATTGGAAAAATAGAAGAACATATAGATAGATTCGGTATGTTTTCAGATATTGCTGAGAAATTCAATAAAATGCCTTTTATAGGGAAATTACTTGCGGTTGGATCAATAGGTTTGGCAGCGGCAGAAGCAAACGACCATTTTAATAATGGAAATTATACAAGAGCAGCTTTTACACTTTCTTCTTCAGTTGATCCAACTGGTGCAAGTGATATGGCATTGGCAGTAATGGACAGTCAACAATTAAAAGAAATTGCAAGAAGAGGAAGAGAAGAACAATATATAGGACATTCATTAGGAACAGAATTATCTGGTGCTTGGGATAGAACAGTAGATGGATTTAGTAGAATGTTTGGGTTAGATAATACAAATACTCAAAGGGCAATTCAAGAAGACATGTCAAATGGGAATTTTACAAGTAGTCTTCAACAACAAATTTCAACTTTACAACGCCAAAATTTACAAGCATTACATACAAATAATAGTGCGATGCATCTAAATTCATTAGGTGGGGAAGTAAATATTGGACAAACAATTGACAGAATGGCAAGAATAAATGGCATGCCTACAAAATTGCCATACGATGATTTACAACAAGCAATGCAAAATAACAATTTCAGAAATAATTTTGCAAATGCAATTGCAGGAAGTAATTTTGGAAATGGGCAAGAAATCGACAACTCATTAACTACTAAAGATATGTTACTAGATCAAATACAGACTAGATTTAATATACAGGAAGCTTATGCAATGGGGCAAGTAAGAAATGTAAATATGCTTTCTTCTATGACGGAAGAAATGATGCAAAGAAATGAAGATTTAAGTGATGGACTAGAGAGTGCAATTGAAGAAATTGAAAAAGCAAATAAAAAAATTGAAGAAATGAATTAA